GGGGTCATGTAGATACCGCTTTCTTCCGGACCGCCACCGAAGAGTTCCTCGATGCAGTAACGGGTCCACTGCGGGGTGAACTCGGTGCCGCCACTGAAGATGCCAGTGATGCCGACGTCGGCCAGCGTGGTCCCTTTGTCTTCGAGACCTAAGCACAGTGATTCGATCAGCTTGGGCGTACCGAACATGCACTTCACGTCGTGACCGGCGGTGAGAACCGTGATGGCCTGATCGATGCAGTGCTTCTTATACGCTTCCAATTCGTCCATCTTGCCGCGTTTGATGAGCTTGATCACCCAGCGTGGATCCAAGTCGATGCAGAAGCAGATCCCGCCGCGAACTTGGGCCAGATGCTCGACCGCCAGACGCAGACGACGTGGACCCGAAGGACCCAGCATCAGCCAGTTCGATCCCTTCGGGAAGTACTTGTCTGGCAGCGTTTCGCTGAACAGCGAGTAGTCGGTACGGAAGTCGTCGATCGCGATTCGGCTTTTGGGGATGCCGGTGGTGCCGCCCGTTTCAAAGACGTAGATCGGCTTGTCGGCGAAGGCCTTGGGAACCCAACGACGAACTGGGCCACCGCGAAGCCATTCGTCTTCAAACAGTGGGAACTTCTTCAGATCGTCGTAACCTTTCACTTCGGTCAGAGGATCGAAGTTGAACTCTTTCTTCTTTTCGAGCCAGAACGGGCAGCCGGTCGACTCGTGGAAATGCCACTGGACGATCTCATAGGTATGAGCGTCGAGCTTGTCCTTGGCGGCCTTTACCGCCGCTTCAACTTCTGGGGTTAGCGTGTCGCTTGCCATGGTTCCAATTCAAGCCAACAAGGAAGGATAGAAGGGACTCGCCGCGGACGACGCTTCGACCGGCGGATCGAGCAGAGGGATGTGACTCTACGGATGGTACCGAGAAAAACTTGTTCTGACAACCTTTGGTTGCCCGAGTAATTTTTTCGCGCAATAAAAAAACCTGCAATTCGACAGGTTTTTTCATCTGGGGCAGGGAGCCTGACCCACAGTTTTCGTGCAATTGGCTATTGGGTGTTGGTCTTGGTTGCTTGAACCGGGGCACCCAGTTGGGCCAGCATCTGCAGCACACCGTTCAGGTGAGCGATGCGGGGACCGAAGCGATCGACGAATTCGTTGAGCATGAATTCGCTATCGATCATGTCTTCGGCCGAGTCGTCGACTTCGTTGGCCAGCGTGCCGAGGAAATCGGCATGAACCTTACTGAGGGCTTCCGCGGCCTGGCGGCACTTCTCGGCGAGCTCTGGATGGGCTTTGCGCCATGCATTCAACTCGGCCGTACGCTGTTTCTGCGTGTGGACTTGTTGCTGAAGCATCTCTTCCATCAGCAGCGTCTGTCGCTCCTGTAGCTCAACCATCCGCTTGAGCAGGGCATTCGTTTCTTCCGTGTGAATGGTTTGCTGCATGGGAGATGGACTAGAGGAGACGTCGACGTGGGTAAATAGAGTAGAAAGATCTTTGGGGTCGAGCGGCATTGGTTCGTTATTCTCCTGGTGGATCAAGTAAGTCAGTATACTCACCGGCCCTAGCGACTGTCGAGCATTTCGTTGCACTGCTAGATGTGCTAGCGGCAGGATAACCGTCGTTACGATTGTTAAAGTCCACCTTTCCCAAACACCGATTCTCAAGATTGGGCCGCGAGCCCAAGCTGCCCCAACACGAGATGCTGTCATGAAATGCAAATGGGCGAGATGGAGTGCCTATGTCGAATCGGAACGAGAAATCAGTGCCCACCCTCGGCTTCCTTACCGTGGTGGAGCATACCCCTGGTGGTTTATTTGGTGGACTCTTAGTCTTGAATTTGGCAGGACGTCCATTGGAATTCCACTGCACCGCGCCGGTGAAAGCGAACCGTGCCCAGGAGATCCTTTATGGTCCAACGCTGAAGCCTTACCTGTATGGAGAACAGATTGGCGGAGCTTTGCTAGCAAAGCTTAAATCACCAGCCCTGGCTGTCTGTACGGATACCGAGCACGTGCTGTCACTTCGCGACCATAGCGATATCCCTGTCGCTTTGATTCCCCCCAGCTGTGTGGAAGATGCTGTTGCTACCGATGCTTCCTCTTCTTATGGCAGCGAAACCGCTCAACTGGCCGTGGCTCCCCCCCACATCCGCTCATTTCAGCTTGGCGGCTATGAAGTCGCTGTCAGTGCCCAGCACGAGGCCGACCGCGCCGTGCTGGAAAGTTTGTGGCAAGAGAAGTCGATCGATCTGGACCTAAACGAGCCGTTCACGCGTATCCGAGAAGCTATCGAAGAAGCGCATGGCGTGGGGAAGTAACACGCAGCGGCGATCAGTAGCGTTAGGTTCGAGGGGCATCGGCTTGTGGTACCAGCGGATGCCCTCTACGGATATGGCAACGAATATAGGCGAAGAAGTTGACTGATTCTCTCGAAACGATCTCGCATGATCTGAACATCAAAACCGAGGTCATCTCACTTGGCTGGACGGCGGCGCTGGCTCGTGCGCCGCAAGTGACTATTACGTCCGAAAACTTCAAGGCAGAACGCCCCAAGGCTGTTTCGCTGACCTGTAGCGGTCCCAAGATTGGCGTGAAGAGCTTTGTCTTCCCCGAGGCACCAGCGTGGCTTCAGGCCTTGGAAAAGAAGTCCCCTCCCAAGAAAGAGGCCACCACCGAGCCGGCTGCCGAAGGAGAAGCCCAGCGGAAGCCAAAGGCCAAGCGGGTCACGCACATTCGCCCGCCTGGCGATGTCATCAAGCTGGAGGATCGTCTGTATTACTTGCTTCAGCCGTCGCTCGAATCGCTGGTATCCAGCGGGGCGATGGAATTTCCCTTCGAGCCGTTCCCGTATCAGTTTGAAGGGATCGCGTTTCTCTATCCGCGGCATGCGGCCGTCATGGCCGACGAGATGGGACTCGGCAAAACGATGCAGTCGATCAGCACGATGCGGATGCTGCTCCGAGCCGGCGAGATCCGTAGCGTACTGTTGGTTTGTCCCAAGCCGTTGGTTTCTAACTGGAAACGTGAGTTCAGCCTGTGGGCTCCTGAGATTCCGATCAGCGTGATCGAAGGGGACTCGGCCAAACGAAGCTGGCTATGGCGAGACAACCAAACGCCGGTGAAAATCGCTAATTACGAACTGCTGATGCGCGACCAGGAACTGGTCAGCGAAGAAGGGGGACTCCATTTCGACCTGGTCGTACTGGACGAGGCCCAACGCATCAAGAACACGGCCAGCACGACGGCCGAGATCGCCAAGGGGATTCCCCGCACGCGAAGCTGGGCCCTGACCGGTACCCCCATCGAGAACAGCACCGACGACCTGGTGGGCGTGTTCGAGTTCCTGGCACCTGGTCTGCTGACTAAAGGCATGAACATCAAAGCCATGAGTTCCACGGCCGGCGAGTACATCATTCGTCGCACCAAAGACCTGGTGATGACCGATATGCCGCCGCGGCTTTATCGCGACGCCGAACTCCAACTTTTGCCTGCCCAGCAGGAAGCGTACGAAATTGCCGAGAAAGAGGGAATCGTGCGGCTGGAAGACATGGGGCAGGAACTGACCGTGCAGCACGTTTTCGAGCTGGTGTTGCGGCTTAAGCAGATCTGCAACTTCGATCCCCTGACCGGCGAAAGCGCCAAGATGGATCAGCTGAAAGCCGACCTGGAAGAGGTGGCCGCCAGCGGTAAGAAGGCCATCCTGTTCAGCCAATGGACACGCACGATCCAAGAGATTCGTAAGCACGTCGAACCGTTCGGACCGCTCGAGTACCACGGCAAAGTCCCGCACAAGCAGCGGGAAGGGGTGATCGATCAGTTCAAGCACGACCCCTCGAAGCACGTTATTCTGATGAGCTACGGGGCCGGCAGCGTAGGCTTGAATCTACAGTTCTGCGAGTATGTGTTCCTGTTCGATCGCTGGTGGAACCCGGCCATCGAAGACCAGGCCATCAACCGGGCCCATCGTATCGGGGCCGCTGGTGCCGTGACGATCAGCCGTTACCTGGCCGTGGGAACGATCGAGGATCGCATCAACAAGGTGTTGGAAGAAAAGCGAGAGCTATTCAACACCTTGTTCAGCGAGACCGGCGAACCGAAAAAGGTTGGTTTCTCGAAGGACGAGATCTTTGGACTATTCGACCTGCGAAGTCCGAAGGGACCGATTCGCTTCGCGGCGTAAGGGATTTGACCTACCGCGTTTTCACCCGAAAGTGGCTCACGTAGATATCGCTCAGCTGGCCATCTTCGATCAGGCGATTCATTTCCTTGAGCAGCCGTCGGCGGAACATGACCAGGTCGGGGTCTTCGAGTTCTTCGATGGTCGACTCGCGGGAAACGATCATCACGCGATCGCGGATACGGATCTTTTTCTTTTCCAGTTCGATTTGCAGGCCTGCCAGGTTATCTGGTTCGACCAGGCCTGCCAGCGAGAAGTCGAAACGCGTTTGCGTATTGGCAGCCGGATCGTAGGCGCGAAACGCATAGTCCCCAATGGCGATCTCCTGCGGTGGCAGGGCAGGCTTCTCCTGGTCTTGTGCCGTAGCGTCCGGGTTGGTGGAACTGCTGCACCCGGCAAAGAGGAGCAAAGCAAAGAAGACGGTTGCTATAAGGCGTACCATTAGAATCGCTCCAAGGTGACATCCGAGAAGACGAATCGCTTGATCGCACCGCGGCCAATTGTCTCTTCGGTATAGTCGCGTAACTGAGAACGGATCAGTTGAAGCTCGGGGTCGGCCAGGTCGATCAAGTTCGCATGGCGGCACGTGCGAATGATCTCGTCCGACAGTTCCCCTTTGCGCTGTTCGAGATAGGTCTTAACCCGCTGTTCTTGTTCCTTGGCGACCAGGCAGTGCAATTGATAATGCAGCGCGACGCTTTCTTGGTAGGTATTGAAGTCCGGATGCCGACTCGGATCGTCGGCAATCAGGACCGTGATCGTGAAGTGCCCCAGATCGATCTCGACCCAGTCTCGCTTTTCCAGCGAGAACAAAAGCTCCTCGTCTGCCGACGCGGACTTCTCGCAGCCCAATGCGGCCAGACCACCCAGCAGGATCAGCAGCAGGGTCCAGCCCTTCGGATCGATCGATTTGGTCCAGTGGAAAGCAGCTTGCATCGAAGCGTAACTCGTTACCAGAAAGAAGGTTTCGTGCACGTTTGAAAGGATAGGCCATGCTGGGGAATCGTCGAATGGAATCCCCTGAATTCGCATATTTCCGCAGTAGCCCCCATGCGAGTTGCATGGGGTGTAATGCAAGTCTTTGTTGGTATTGGGGTTACGGGGATTTTTGTGGTGCTAGAATCGCAACCTAGACTTAACAAGTCGGACGATTTACTAGAAATGGGCCACAAGGCGATGTTACAACCCGAAAGCTCCGCTGGAAATTGGTTTCCTGCCTGGCTCAAAGCCAGCTGGGTGCGAATTGCTGCGCTCGCGGTGCTCGTGTTCCTGGTGGGCTGCGGTAAGCCTTATCCTCAACAGGAAAGGGCAGCCAAAGATATGCCGGACGCGTTGGTTCCGGTTGAGGTCGACTTGGGGAAATTTGAATGCACCATCCCCAACGATAAGACGAACAGCACGATCCAGATCGACTTCCATGCATTCGCCAAGATGCCGCGGTACAAGTCACAGGAACTTGAACCGCTGCTCGAGTCGCATCAGAGCCGTTTTCGTCATGACGTTCTGCTGCGAGTGCGAAAGTTCGATCGGCCGACTCTCAACGATCCCGATCTGGCGCAGCTACGTGAAGCACTGCTGCAGGCAGTTAACGAGATCCTCAAAGAAAATAAGATTGAAATGGTTGGCTTTTACCATTTTCAATTCTTGGAAGAGTAACGCTGCCGGCGGGTAATAAGAAAGGGACCCGCCATGCGAGTCCCTCTTCAAGTTTATGTCTGGACAGAGATGCTCCAGGACGGTCGGAGGACTACTCCTCTTCGTCGTCGCCCCAGTCATCTTCTTCGTCATCGTCGTCGTCGAAGTCTTCCTCTTCTTCGTCTTCCCAGTCGTCGTCTTCGACTTCTTCCCAGTCGCCTTCTTCATCGTCCGATTCTTCGAGGTCGTCTTCGTCTTCGAATTCTTCCTCGTCGTCCTCGTCTTCGTAGTCTTCGTCCCAATCCTCATCGTAATCGTCTTCGTCGTCGTCATCCTCGTCTTCATCTTCGTTGGGGATTTCGTCGTCGTAGCCGTCGTCGTCTTCGTAGAGTTCGTCTTCTTCGTCTTCGATCGGAGGGGCTTGGGCCGACGGCTGGGCGGGGCTCAGAAGGGCCGTAGCGGCTCCTTCGGCGACCAGGTCGTCGTTATCGATGGCAGGGCTTTGTGGGGCAAGTGTGATCGTCACCGATGTCTCCTTTTGATCGTCAACCTGACTGGCCGCAGACGTGTCGGTCTCGGCTTCGAATCGTCGAAACTCATCTTTACGAGGCAAATCTTCCAGGGAGCGGAATCCGAACGTTCGCAGGAAGGCGGGCGATGTCGCGTAGAGGAAGGGTCTACCCAGTTCCTCACTTCTTCCTTTGATTTGGACTAAGTCCCTATCCATCAATTGGCGAATAATTTCGCCGCAATTCACTCCGCGAATCGCTTCGACGTCGGCCCGGAGGACCGGTTGTCGGTAAGCAATGATCGCTAGCGTTTCCATGGCCGGCGTCGATAATCGCGTGGGATCGTCGCTACCAACCACCCGCCGAACCCAGTCGGCAAATTTTCCCCGAGTCAGCAGTTGGTAACCGCCGGCCAGCTCTTCGATACGGAACGCTCGGTTGGCCGCGTCGTAAAGCTTATTCAGGGAACGCACTAGTGTACGGGCTTCGGTTCCATCCGCCAAGTTGGCAAGCTGGGCCAATTTACGGGAAGTTAGCGGTTGCTTGGCAAGGAATAAAATTGCCTCTAACCGCTGCATTCGACGGTTCCGGACAACCGGACCTTTGGGCTTTTTCGACTGTTGTTGCCGTTTTCTTCGGTAAACCAGGGCAAGAATCTTGCGAGCATTTCCAGAACTGCTTGCGCAAGAAGTGGCCAGACCCCAAGGACGGGCCGTATGCCGGTTCACAAATTGGGAATTCCGATGCCGCAACTTGAGATGCCCTACGAAGAAAATTTCTACCGAGTCCTACTTTCTAGCGGAACGCGGGCAAACGTCAAATGGTGATAGCAGTTTGACGGATGGGGGACTGGGCGATGACGAGGACCTAACGGAACTCGTTCATGCGTATCTGGTCACGCCGATGTATTCGTCGTATTCCGCCCGTTCTCCTTCCGGTTTCCGGGCACGCTGGTAGCGAATCGAGTAGCCCCCGTGTAGTGTTCCTTCATCGTTTACCATCCAGTCCATCACATCCTGGGGGGCGATCCGCAGGTAATCTCCCTCGGCATACTCAGTGAAATTCTGGGGCACCTCGAAGAACATGGCGGTGAAATCGTCTCCGTCGCACACCGCATTCATCAACCACATGAATGCCCGATTCTCGCCTTCCTCAATGGTCGTCTTCACCATGGCATTGGGCATAGAGCTGCCATCTTCAGGGAGCATGGCTCGAAACTGGTCGAGCGTGTTCTGGGCATCGACGATCGTCTGTTGATACTCAGGATCGCTACTGGACATCTGGTTGAATTTAGGGCCGGGGTCCAGGTCCGGCTTGCGGCCTAGCTCCCGTCGTAATAATTGAAATTCGTACCAGCAGTTTTCGGGATCGATATCCGGGCCGCGTTCCTTTTCCATTTTCTTGAATCTGGCCGGACTGACCATGATGCACGACGCGTTGTTTCGCACGCGTATCACCTCGTCCGGCGAAAGGGGCTCCCCCTTTTCATCCTCAGCATAGATAAGAATGGACGATAGGGACGGCATGAATAGAGGTACCAGTTCTTTCTTTTTACCTGGCATGATGAGGGCTCCGTGGGCAAGGCCGACCGAAGAGAATCGGTCCCCAGTATATCGGCCCTAATTGCCCAGAAAAACTCTTTGCGGATGATGGAGAGATTGGATTGTCAATCCACGGGAAATTGTTGGACTTGATCGGCTGACTCTTTATGATGGTCCCTCTTGCGGTCTGAATATGAAGGGAAATAGATGGGCTGGGACATTAGCTATCATCCGGTCGATATCAAGTGGATTCACAAACGGGTGCTTCCCTATGTCCAGGGACATGGAACGCTCGATGATTTGATGGACGATGCCCTGCGAATTGCCAAAGTTCGTCAGCGTTCCAACGCCTGGGGGTTGGGGCTGATGCGGCTTCAGCATAAGGTCAACGATGCCCAACGCGAGGCCCGCGATAAGCGGAATCAATCACGCGGCATGTTCCAGAAGCTGCTCGGTTCCAACAAGCCGGAGAATGACCCGAGCCTGGCTTTCGGCTTGCCAGGTTTCTCGACGGATCGCTGTGTGTGGGGCGCACCTTTCTTTATCTGCGAAGGGGATCTCGCGAAGGTTTCCGAGTTGGTGGATCAATACCTGGGGGCAACCGAAGACACCGTCGATGAGATTGCCAGAGGACAGCTAGTCTGCGTCGATCGGCATATCGATCAGGCAGTCCATGCGGACCGCATTCGTGAGATCATTGGGGGATCGGTTGTGGAAAACACCCACCCCAAATCGGAAGAATCGGAGTTGGACGACCAGGCAATCATTCATTCCGTGCGATGGAAGATGGACCTGTTCCGAGATGCCTACCAGGCCTATGGTACCGGCCAAAAGGTCCGCGACTCTCAAGGACAAGAACACGACCCGAAAGGGCTTTTCGCGAGTGACTTTCCGTTAGCTGTGCTGGAGTTTGCCGCGTTTTTCCGGCCAGGGTGGATGGCGCGGGGCTATGGCTGGCCGACCCTTCTCTTGGAGGAGGCTTCGATAAAATCGACGTTATGGTTCAAGAAGCCAACGCCGCTGTTTGCTCCACTACTGCATAATGTGCCTGAAATCGATGAATGCTTGACCAGTGCCATCGAACAGAACTATTCGCTGGGTGGGTACATTCCGGCCGAACTCGTGCCAGAGTTCAGCAATAACTTCGAGGTGTACTTGCCAGAAATTCGCGCGCAAAAGCTCTCGCAGAAATGGACGGATGCCGACCTGCAGCCGTATGTCGAGGGGATCCGCTGGGCGCTGCAAGACGCCAAGCGGCGGGGCCTAGGCTTTGTGGAGGCTACCGAAGTTTACAGTGGTCCGTTTGGGATCATGAATTGATGCCCTAATCCATGCGGCGGCGGTTTTGAAAGTCGACGTTAATCACGTTCCCGCTTTGCGGCGAATCAACGGTTGGTTTGATTCCTCGATTGGCGCGGCTCGTCGGTGAGTGGGCATTCATAAAGAGCAATTCATGGGTCGACTCAGAACCATCCGGAGCGATTTCTTTCCACTCTGCTTTCCGCATGAAGGGGCGGTCTTCTCCCTTTTTCGTGACATCGGTGATCTTCACTTCAATGCCGGTCCCTTCTTTCAGTTTCTCAGCCCACTTGTCTTCAAGTTGACGGTAGGTACCGTTCTGGTTCATGTAGCGATGTTGGGCCGTCAGGTTGCGCCCATCCCCTGGGGCACCAAAGCGATCGCCGATCAAGTGCCCCGCGTCGTCGCCGGTTCCGCCGGAAACTTTGCGCTGCTCGCTGCGGCTGCGGTGTTTTTTGACGGTGCCAGGGACTCCCAGGCGGCCTGATGCTTCCTGGTAAACCTTGTCGACTGTTTCCCGTTTGGTGAATTTGAATCGGCCACTGATGTCAGGCAAGTGCTTCAGCCCGGTGGTGCCTGATTTCACGAACCGATCGACGCGACGCCTCATTTGGTCGATATAGGTATTGGCACCGGTAGGAATCAGGTCGAGAACTTCTTTCAGCTTCTTGATGCCTGGCATTAGCGTGGTGGCCGCTTTCTGGGAACGCTCGGCCAGATCGATCGCCTTGTTAACCGACTTTAAATAGCGTGGAAGTTTGCCTGCTTTGGCCAGATCGCCAATATAAGGAACCATGCTGGCCCCCGAGATCAACGCATCGAGCCAGTTACCACGACCAAGCGCCAGCAGGGCACTGGCCCCATCCGAGACCGGTGTCGGATCGACAATCCCTGCCAGGTCGAGTGCTAATTGAATCAGATCGAGCCCTAGGTCCTGTAGTTCGGCAAGTTCACGGTCCGGAGCATCGGGGTGATCGGTGCCACGCCCGGTAGGACGAGGATCGTGTGATCCGCGACGTACCATGGTGCCGGAGTCGACCGCTTCGGCCGACCGGCCAGCGGTTTTCGTAAAGATATTCGGTGCCATCGCGATTCTTCTCCGCGAAATTGACCTTGAACCTGAGCAGCATCAGAAAAGCTAACGAGGATTATCGCACAACACGGCGGCCGGTTGCGTAAATTTCTGAAGAAATTCTGTCTTGGGAATGTAAACGGTTTATCCGTGAATGTTTAAGTGATGATGATTTTATGTTGTGACAATTCAGGCATTCTTCGTCACGTGAATGGCTGCGGGTGCCTAAGACTAATTGCTCCACTCTCGAACTCGCGATTTCGCCCAGTGGATTCGCTGGTCATGGTCGAAGAGCAACGCCAGGCCATTTTCAAAGACTAGCAGTGTGTCTTGGCCAAGTCCAAAGCAAGGAACTTCTGCAAGACGCTCTGGAACTCTGTTTGAGTGACAAACAAACGGCAGGCAGTTCTCAGTAGATCTGCCACCTTGTCCAATCGCATCTGGCACGACAACGACGCGGCCTGCGGGCTTCAGGCCTGTATAACGTAACAGTCGGGTATAGACTTCATCATCTGTACCTTCCATGCCCCCACGCCGAGCGAAGCCAAGGTCTGGATCGGTATCTC
Above is a window of Blastopirellula marina DNA encoding:
- the scpB gene encoding SMC-Scp complex subunit ScpB, translating into MQRLEAILFLAKQPLTSRKLAQLANLADGTEARTLVRSLNKLYDAANRAFRIEELAGGYQLLTRGKFADWVRRVVGSDDPTRLSTPAMETLAIIAYRQPVLRADVEAIRGVNCGEIIRQLMDRDLVQIKGRSEELGRPFLYATSPAFLRTFGFRSLEDLPRKDEFRRFEAETDTSAASQVDDQKETSVTITLAPQSPAIDNDDLVAEGAATALLSPAQPSAQAPPIEDEEDELYEDDDGYDDEIPNEDEDEDDDDEDDYDEDWDEDYEDEDDEEEFEDEDDLEESDDEEGDWEEVEDDDWEDEEEEDFDDDDDEEDDWGDDEEE
- a CDS encoding flagellar basal body-associated FliL family protein; translated protein: MLQPESSAGNWFPAWLKASWVRIAALAVLVFLVGCGKPYPQQERAAKDMPDALVPVEVDLGKFECTIPNDKTNSTIQIDFHAFAKMPRYKSQELEPLLESHQSRFRHDVLLRVRKFDRPTLNDPDLAQLREALLQAVNEILKENKIEMVGFYHFQFLEE
- a CDS encoding flagellar basal body-associated FliL family protein, with the protein product MVRLIATVFFALLLFAGCSSSTNPDATAQDQEKPALPPQEIAIGDYAFRAYDPAANTQTRFDFSLAGLVEPDNLAGLQIELEKKKIRIRDRVMIVSRESTIEELEDPDLVMFRRRLLKEMNRLIEDGQLSDIYVSHFRVKTR
- a CDS encoding DUF2314 domain-containing protein; its protein translation is MPGKKKELVPLFMPSLSSILIYAEDEKGEPLSPDEVIRVRNNASCIMVSPARFKKMEKERGPDIDPENCWYEFQLLRRELGRKPDLDPGPKFNQMSSSDPEYQQTIVDAQNTLDQFRAMLPEDGSSMPNAMVKTTIEEGENRAFMWLMNAVCDGDDFTAMFFEVPQNFTEYAEGDYLRIAPQDVMDWMVNDEGTLHGGYSIRYQRARKPEGERAEYDEYIGVTRYA
- a CDS encoding DNA/RNA non-specific endonuclease, translating into MAPNIFTKTAGRSAEAVDSGTMVRRGSHDPRPTGRGTDHPDAPDRELAELQDLGLDLIQLALDLAGIVDPTPVSDGASALLALGRGNWLDALISGASMVPYIGDLAKAGKLPRYLKSVNKAIDLAERSQKAATTLMPGIKKLKEVLDLIPTGANTYIDQMRRRVDRFVKSGTTGLKHLPDISGRFKFTKRETVDKVYQEASGRLGVPGTVKKHRSRSEQRKVSGGTGDDAGHLIGDRFGAPGDGRNLTAQHRYMNQNGTYRQLEDKWAEKLKEGTGIEVKITDVTKKGEDRPFMRKAEWKEIAPDGSESTHELLFMNAHSPTSRANRGIKPTVDSPQSGNVINVDFQNRRRMD
- a CDS encoding DEAD/DEAH box helicase; its protein translation is MTDSLETISHDLNIKTEVISLGWTAALARAPQVTITSENFKAERPKAVSLTCSGPKIGVKSFVFPEAPAWLQALEKKSPPKKEATTEPAAEGEAQRKPKAKRVTHIRPPGDVIKLEDRLYYLLQPSLESLVSSGAMEFPFEPFPYQFEGIAFLYPRHAAVMADEMGLGKTMQSISTMRMLLRAGEIRSVLLVCPKPLVSNWKREFSLWAPEIPISVIEGDSAKRSWLWRDNQTPVKIANYELLMRDQELVSEEGGLHFDLVVLDEAQRIKNTASTTAEIAKGIPRTRSWALTGTPIENSTDDLVGVFEFLAPGLLTKGMNIKAMSSTAGEYIIRRTKDLVMTDMPPRLYRDAELQLLPAQQEAYEIAEKEGIVRLEDMGQELTVQHVFELVLRLKQICNFDPLTGESAKMDQLKADLEEVAASGKKAILFSQWTRTIQEIRKHVEPFGPLEYHGKVPHKQREGVIDQFKHDPSKHVILMSYGAGSVGLNLQFCEYVFLFDRWWNPAIEDQAINRAHRIGAAGAVTISRYLAVGTIEDRINKVLEEKRELFNTLFSETGEPKKVGFSKDEIFGLFDLRSPKGPIRFAA